A genomic window from Antedon mediterranea chromosome 4, ecAntMedi1.1, whole genome shotgun sequence includes:
- the LOC140047569 gene encoding uncharacterized protein — MAKVRAKYWIIRFRRIVSSVRNKCMGCRRLEGKVQEQIMGSLKPSPPWTYVGCDLFGPFRVILNCLVTRALHLDLAVDYSEGAVQKIFRRFSAIRGYPAEVFMDCGSQLAAMHETLKKLSLEYNVKWTYSTPDAPWQNGVTESLIKGIKNQGRTREALSPLLRHNPVIRSGIKGHHC; from the coding sequence ATGGCAAAGGTTAGAGCAAAATATTGGATAATCCGATTTAGGCGCATAGTATCATCAGTAAGAAACAAGTGTATGGGCTGCAGACGTCTTGAAGGGAAAGTGCAGGAACAAATTATGGGATCACTAAAACCGTCACCCCCGTGGACTTATGTAGGGTGTGATCTGTTCGGCCCATTCAGAGTGATACTAAACTGTCTAGTGACTAGAGCTTTGCATCTCGATTTGGCGGTTGACTACAGTGAGGGTGCAGTGCAGAAAATATTTAGGAGGTTTTCTGCGATAAGAGGATATCCAGCAGAAGTATTTATGGACTGTGGGTCACAGCTGGCAGCAATGCATGAGACACTCAAGAAATTGTCGCTGGAGTATAATGTTAAGTGGACATATAGTACGCCGGATGCTCCTTGGCAAAATGGGGTTACTGAGTCTTTAATTAAAGGCATAAAGAACCAAGGACGTACGAGAGAAGCTCTCTCACCTCTTCTGCGTCACAATCCTGTCATTCGGTCCGGCATCAAAGGTCACCATTGCTAG